DNA from Sulfodiicoccus acidiphilus:
ACTGCGCAAGCGAGAGTGGAGGGAGCTCCAATGGTCATACTGGCCGGTCAGACCCCCATGCGCACCCGTGGAAAAGGATACTACCACGAGACTCCAGATTACGACGCCATACTATCCACCTTCAAGTCCCTAGCCAAGTGGGCTGCGAGGGCCGAGTCCCCAGAACAGGTTCCTAGATTAGTAGCTAGGGCTTTCAGGAGATCAGTGGAGGGAAAACCAGGTCCAGTATACTTGGAGTTGCCGAAGGACGTCCTCGAGAGCGAGGGAGAGTGGTACGGCTATAGAGTGGAGCAACCAACCAAGTATAGGGCCGACGTGAGCCAAGCGGCGTCGCTAATGCTCTCGAGCTCCTCCCCCGTGATCCTCGCAGGAGGGGGAGTGATCAGGGCTAGGGCCCAGGACAAATTGGCTGAACTTGCCGAGAAACTGGAGATACCTGTGGTGACCACCATTTCAGGGAAGGGTAGCCTACCTCCAGACCACCCTTTCCTTGGTGGAGTAGGGGCCGGTGCATTCGGTGACCCAGATGCCGTAAGGCTAGTTGAAGAAAGTGACCTAGTGATCGCGATAGGTACCAGGTTACCAGAGCTAGGAACTGGAGGGTGGTCCCTCAAAATACGAGGGAGGTTGATACAAGTTGATGTAGATCCTGACTCCATGAGCCAAGTCTATAGACCGGACCTCTTCCTGGTGGGGGACGCGAGAGCCTTCCTGGAGGACCTTGTAAACTCACTGAGGGGTGTCAAGAGCTTCGGTGGAAAGGAGAGAATAGAGAAGGCTAGGAAGGAGGTAGAGGATGTCAAACCAATAGGGTACGACGAGTCGAAGGTCAACCCAGATGACGTGATTGATGCTGTGGGTTCCATTCTTGAACCTGGAGCAGTAATAA
Protein-coding regions in this window:
- a CDS encoding thiamine pyrophosphate-binding protein, producing MSSNRVSGAEALVNSLTHQGVRHVFGIPGTHVLSIYKELAKHREIKHVLAKFEPGAGFMADGYGRSTGVPGVTVVTAGPGALGLAVATAQARVEGAPMVILAGQTPMRTRGKGYYHETPDYDAILSTFKSLAKWAARAESPEQVPRLVARAFRRSVEGKPGPVYLELPKDVLESEGEWYGYRVEQPTKYRADVSQAASLMLSSSSPVILAGGGVIRARAQDKLAELAEKLEIPVVTTISGKGSLPPDHPFLGGVGAGAFGDPDAVRLVEESDLVIAIGTRLPELGTGGWSLKIRGRLIQVDVDPDSMSQVYRPDLFLVGDARAFLEDLVNSLRGVKSFGGKERIEKARKEVEDVKPIGYDESKVNPDDVIDAVGSILEPGAVITCDAGSNQVASFRIRVPAGGTYINPTGFTSMGYAIPAAIGAKVSHPESQVVALTGDAAFHMTGFELAAAADNGIPIAVILFDDGLQNVLRMQQMFLYGGETYETYVHNTDYCGLANSLGVQCVKVEERRVLKDSVSQCLNSKTPCLVDVKVNPNAIPIPLSRYFAAKSRP